A single region of the Gorilla gorilla gorilla isolate KB3781 chromosome 1, NHGRI_mGorGor1-v2.1_pri, whole genome shotgun sequence genome encodes:
- the CNR2 gene encoding cannabinoid receptor 2, with product MEECWVTEIANGSKDGLDSNPMKDYMILSGPQKTAVAVLCTLLGLLSALENVAVLYLILSSHRLRRKPSYLFIGSLAGADFLASVVFACSFVNFHVFHGVDSKAVFLLKIGSVTMTFTASVGSLLLTAIDRYLCLRYPPSYKALLTRGRALVTLGIMWVLSALVSYLPLMGWTCCPRPCSELFPLIPNDYLLSWLLFIAFLFSGIIYTYGHVLWKAHQHVASLSGHQDRQVPGMARMRLDVRLAKTLGLVLAVLLICWFPVLALMAHSLATTLSDQVKKAFAFCSMLCLVNSMVNPVIYALRSGEIRSSAHHCLAHWKKCVRGLGSEAKEEAPRSSVTETEADGKITPWPDSRDLDLSDC from the coding sequence ATGGAGGaatgctgggtgacagagatagcCAATGGCTCCAAGGATGGCTTGGATTCCAACCCTATGAAGGATTACATGATCCTGAGTGGTCCCCAGAAGACAGCTGTTGCTGTGTTGTGCACTCTTCTGGGCCTGCTAAGTGCCCTGGAGAACGTGGCTGTGCTCTATCTGATCCTGTCCTCCCACCGGCTCCGCCGGAAGCCCTCATACCTGTTCATTGGCAGCTTGGCTGGGGCTGACTTCCTGGCCAGTGTGGTCTTTGCATGCAGCTTTGTGAATTTCCATGTTTTCCATGGTGTGGATTCCAAGGCTGTCTTCCTGCTGAAGATTGGCAGCGTGACTATGACCTTCACAGCCTCTGTGGGTAGCCTCCTGCTGACCGCCATTGACCGATACCTCTGCCTGCGCTATCCACCTTCCTACAAAGCTCTGCTCACCCGTGGAAGGGCACTGGTGACCCTGGGCATCATGTGGGTCCTCTCAGCACTAGTCTCCTACCTGCCCCTCATGGGATGGACTTGCTGTCCCAGGCCCTGCTCTGAGCTTTTCCCACTGATCCCCAATGACTACCTGCTGAGCTGGCTCCTGTTCATTGCCTTCCTCTTTTCTGGAATCATCTACACCTATGGGCATGTTCTCTGGAAGGCCCATCAGCATGTAGCCAGCTTGTCTGGCCACCAGGACAGGCAGGTGCCAGGAATGGCCCGAATGAGGCTGGATGTGAGGTTGGCCAAGACCCTGGGGCTAGTGCTGGCTGTGCTCCTCATCTGTTGGTTCCCAGTGCTGGCCCTCATGGCCCACAGCCTGGCCACTACGCTCAGTGACCAGGTCAAGAAGGCCTTTGCCTTCTGCTCCATGCTGTGCCTCGTCAACTCCATGGTCAACCCTGTCATCTATGCTCTACGGAGTGGGGAGATCCGCTCCTCTGCCCATCACTGCCTGGCTCACTGGAAGAAGTGTGTGAGGGGCCTTGGGTCAGAGGCAAAAGAAGAAGCCCCGAGGTCCTCAGTCACCGAGACAGAGGCTGATGGGAAAATCACTCCGTGGCCAGATTCCAGAGATCTAGACCTCTCTGATTGCTGA